From Amycolatopsis sp. YIM 10, the proteins below share one genomic window:
- a CDS encoding ABC transporter ATP-binding protein has translation MAGVSFRGATRYYAGSDRPAVDALDLDVPDGEFLVLVGPSGCGKSTTLRMLAGLEGVDEGSIHIGERDVTDMAPKNRDIAMVFQNYALYPHMTVAENIGFHLKIQKVPRAERERAVAEAAKVLDLEPYLDRKPAKLSGGQRQRVAMGRAIVRSPQVFCMDEPLSNLDAKLRVQTRTQIASLQRKLGVTTIYVTHDQVEAMTMGDRVAVLKDGLLQQCDTPIGLFSRPVNVFVAGFIGSPAMNLIHTRIGGEGAVVGGTHLPLAPAQRAALTSERVVVGVRPEGWTVGAADDGIGAVVEVVEELGSDQYLYCAVAGDTDEVLTVRTEGMAAWQRGERLGLSPRPGAVHLFDEATGERLPD, from the coding sequence ATGGCAGGCGTTTCGTTCCGGGGCGCGACCAGGTACTACGCGGGCTCCGACCGCCCGGCGGTGGACGCACTCGACCTCGACGTGCCCGACGGTGAGTTCCTCGTGCTCGTCGGCCCGTCGGGCTGCGGGAAGTCGACCACGCTGCGGATGCTCGCCGGGCTCGAGGGCGTGGACGAGGGCAGCATCCACATCGGCGAGCGCGACGTGACCGACATGGCGCCGAAGAACCGCGACATCGCCATGGTGTTCCAGAACTACGCGCTCTACCCGCACATGACCGTGGCCGAGAACATCGGCTTCCACCTGAAGATCCAGAAGGTGCCGCGTGCCGAACGCGAGCGGGCGGTGGCCGAGGCGGCGAAGGTGCTCGACCTGGAGCCGTATCTGGACCGCAAGCCGGCGAAGCTGTCCGGCGGCCAGCGGCAGCGGGTGGCCATGGGCCGCGCGATCGTGCGCAGCCCGCAGGTCTTCTGCATGGACGAACCACTGTCCAACCTGGACGCCAAGCTCCGGGTGCAGACCCGCACGCAGATCGCCTCGCTCCAGCGCAAGCTCGGCGTGACCACCATCTACGTCACGCACGACCAGGTCGAGGCGATGACCATGGGTGACCGGGTCGCGGTGCTCAAGGACGGCCTGCTCCAGCAGTGCGACACCCCGATCGGGCTGTTCTCGCGGCCGGTGAACGTTTTTGTCGCCGGGTTCATCGGCTCTCCCGCGATGAACCTCATCCACACCAGGATCGGTGGTGAGGGAGCGGTGGTCGGCGGCACGCACCTGCCGCTGGCCCCGGCCCAGCGCGCGGCACTGACCAGCGAACGCGTGGTGGTCGGCGTGCGGCCGGAGGGCTGGACGGTCGGCGCGGCCGACGACGGCATCGGGGCGGTGGTCGAAGTGGTCGAGGAACTCGGCAGCGATCAGTACCTGTACTGCGCGGTCGCCGGGGACACCGATGAGGTGCTGACCGTGCGGACCGAGGGCATGGCGGCTTGGCAGCGTGGTGAGCGGCTCGGGCTCTCCCCGCGTCCTGGCGCGGTGCACCTGTTCGACGAAGCCACCGGAGAGCGGTTGCCGGACTGA
- a CDS encoding DUF5107 domain-containing protein: protein MTRVFRTELVLPVASVGRENPLPPLRPLTAAQQVTNVDELPPDLADGVRYGKLDSVLPCLVRNGYGRERTDQALPAVVLENTKLRATVLPSLGGRLHSLYDKVRGRELLFRNPVLQPANLALRDAWFAGGVEWNLGSTGHTTMTCEPMHAALAGADGLRLWEWERTRNLPYQLDFRLPEESPVLLVGIRVRNPQAHEVPLYWWSNIAVPRTPGTRVLAPAQHAWHYGYGGRLDRIPMPSEVDPNAYEHAADFFFDLEPGQRPWIAAVDETGYGLRQTSTGLLRGRKLFVWGTSEGGRRWQEWLSPGSEHGYLEIQAGLARTQLEHLRLPGGESREWLETYGPADAESDVDDRFQEWLAVADQEPGERLHTGSGWGALEQRRTPRSLPGTPFPDSTLGERQQPWLDLLDGGMAAPDPRTPPDGTLVTWRAELAAAEPNWLVWYHRGVAHWYAGDELAAERAWRASLEEAENPWALRNLAVATGEVSRLRRAFELAPAELAVEAIEAVLAAGQAEDALAMLAAAPVRTGRLQLLTARALLAAGDAVGAEDVYLAGFDVPDIREGDTSLSDTWAEIQRALGGARPLPRRYDFRMAAP from the coding sequence ATGACGCGTGTCTTCCGCACCGAACTGGTGCTGCCGGTGGCTTCGGTGGGCCGGGAGAACCCGCTGCCGCCGCTGCGCCCGCTGACCGCCGCGCAGCAGGTGACCAATGTGGACGAACTGCCGCCGGACCTGGCCGACGGCGTGCGGTACGGGAAGCTGGACAGCGTGCTGCCGTGCCTGGTGCGGAACGGGTACGGCCGCGAGCGCACCGACCAGGCGCTGCCCGCGGTGGTGCTGGAGAACACGAAGCTTCGTGCGACCGTGCTGCCGTCGCTCGGGGGCCGCCTGCACTCGCTGTACGACAAGGTCCGCGGCCGTGAGCTGCTGTTCCGCAATCCGGTGCTGCAACCGGCCAACCTGGCGTTGCGGGACGCCTGGTTCGCCGGTGGGGTCGAGTGGAACCTGGGCAGCACCGGGCACACCACGATGACCTGTGAGCCGATGCACGCGGCGCTCGCCGGTGCCGACGGGCTCCGGTTGTGGGAGTGGGAACGCACCCGGAACCTGCCGTACCAGCTGGACTTCCGGCTGCCGGAGGAGTCTCCGGTGCTGCTGGTCGGCATCCGGGTCCGGAACCCGCAAGCGCACGAGGTGCCGCTGTACTGGTGGTCGAACATCGCCGTGCCGCGGACACCGGGCACCAGGGTGCTCGCGCCCGCGCAGCACGCCTGGCATTACGGTTATGGTGGCCGCCTCGACCGGATCCCCATGCCGTCGGAGGTCGATCCGAACGCCTACGAGCACGCCGCCGACTTCTTCTTCGACCTCGAACCCGGTCAGCGGCCGTGGATCGCGGCCGTCGACGAGACCGGGTACGGCCTGCGGCAGACGTCGACCGGGCTGCTGCGTGGACGGAAGTTGTTCGTCTGGGGCACGTCCGAGGGCGGCAGACGCTGGCAGGAATGGCTTTCGCCCGGATCGGAGCACGGCTACCTGGAGATACAGGCCGGTCTGGCGCGCACGCAACTGGAACATCTGCGCCTACCCGGTGGTGAGTCCCGGGAGTGGCTGGAAACCTACGGACCGGCCGACGCGGAGTCCGATGTGGACGACCGTTTCCAGGAATGGCTGGCCGTGGCGGACCAGGAGCCGGGGGAGCGGCTGCACACCGGTTCCGGCTGGGGCGCACTCGAACAGCGGCGTACCCCGAGGTCCCTCCCGGGCACGCCGTTCCCGGACAGCACGCTGGGAGAGCGGCAGCAGCCGTGGCTCGACCTGCTCGACGGCGGGATGGCCGCGCCGGACCCGCGCACACCGCCGGACGGCACGCTGGTGACCTGGCGGGCGGAGCTGGCGGCGGCCGAGCCGAACTGGCTGGTCTGGTACCACCGCGGCGTCGCGCACTGGTACGCCGGAGACGAACTCGCCGCCGAACGAGCCTGGCGCGCGTCGCTCGAGGAAGCCGAAAATCCCTGGGCACTGCGAAATCTCGCCGTCGCCACCGGCGAGGTTTCCCGGTTGAGACGAGCCTTCGAACTGGCTCCGGCCGAACTGGCAGTCGAGGCTATCGAGGCGGTACTCGCGGCCGGTCAAGCCGAAGACGCGTTGGCGATGCTCGCGGCCGCACCCGTGCGCACCGGCCGGCTCCAACTGCTCACCGCCCGCGCTCTGCTGGCGGCCGGGGACGCGGTCGGCGCGGAGGACGTGTACCTGGCGGGATTCGACGTCCCAGACATCCGCGAAGGCGACACGTCCCTTTCGGACACCTGGGCGGAGATCCAGCGGGCACTCGGCGGTGCCCGGCCGCTGCCCCGGCGATACGACTTCCGGATGGCGGCTCCTTGA
- a CDS encoding DeoR/GlpR family DNA-binding transcription regulator codes for MNRHERLSGLLAVVGERGKVVVEVLAEELAVSAATIRRDLDHLAEQQLLIRTRGGAIATHVSYDLPLRYKSALKAPEKSRIGRNVALLVEPGAVVGLNGGTTTTEIARAIAARTELDHRPGRPALTVVTNALDIAGELAVRRHVKLVVTGGVARPRSFELTGPLATGVLADISLDLLILGVDGIDPAAGAYAHHEGEADINRLMVERAARVVVAADGSKLGKRAFARICPIADVDLVVTDAPVVAGVEAGFAAAGVRLRTV; via the coding sequence TTGAACCGGCACGAGCGGCTCAGCGGGCTGCTGGCGGTGGTCGGGGAGCGCGGCAAGGTGGTGGTCGAGGTGCTGGCCGAGGAACTCGCGGTCTCGGCCGCGACCATCCGCCGCGATCTGGACCACCTGGCGGAGCAGCAGCTGCTGATCCGCACGCGCGGCGGTGCCATCGCCACGCACGTCTCCTACGACCTGCCGCTGCGGTACAAGAGCGCGCTCAAGGCCCCGGAGAAGTCGCGGATCGGCCGGAACGTGGCGTTGCTTGTCGAACCGGGCGCGGTGGTCGGGCTCAACGGCGGTACCACGACCACCGAGATCGCCAGGGCGATCGCGGCCAGGACCGAACTGGACCACCGGCCGGGCAGGCCCGCGCTGACCGTGGTGACCAACGCGCTCGACATCGCCGGTGAACTCGCCGTGCGCCGGCACGTCAAGCTGGTGGTCACCGGCGGGGTGGCTCGCCCGCGGTCGTTCGAGCTGACCGGGCCGCTGGCCACCGGCGTGCTCGCGGACATCTCGCTGGACCTGCTCATCCTCGGCGTGGACGGGATCGATCCGGCGGCCGGTGCCTACGCGCACCACGAGGGCGAGGCCGACATCAACCGGCTGATGGTCGAGCGCGCGGCGCGGGTGGTGGTCGCGGCCGACGGTTCGAAGCTGGGCAAGCGCGCGTTCGCGCGGATCTGCCCGATCGCGGACGTGGATCTCGTGGTCACCGACGCCCCGGTGGTGGCCGGGGTCGAAGCCGGGTTCGCCGCCGCGGGCGTGCGCCTGCGCACGGTTTGA
- a CDS encoding Gfo/Idh/MocA family protein, producing MAEQPSEHPGVSRRALLRNTAIAGMGAGLVTLGGQSAAAADSIPAVGEDSGSWPKRRGKSMIGVPFKATPNPRFGIIGLGNRGGGMLTDLLGVPGAKVTALCDTRPEFAKKAAKVVTGAGQPEPAVHTNGEHAFEQLVARDDVDFVYVATPWEWHTPMALAAMRAGKHVGVECPIGITVKDLWELVDTSEQTGRHCIQLENCSYGQNEMRALRMVHAGKFGQVLHGSGAYLHDLRELLFSDTYYADEWRRTWHTKLNTDLYPTHGLGPVAAYLDIHRGDRLERISTMSTPALGLAEYREAHVPRDDSSWQETYVKGDVTMSLIQTAKGRVIHLVHGVSSPHPYSRLNYIAGTKGAFEDYPARIYVEPDHSGHQWGSWDAYKSFDHWLWTEVGGGDGGHGGMDYIMLWRLVQCLTLGLPPDIDVYDSAAWSAPLPLGVMSVKHKGAAIPFPDFTRNNWKTPHAGVDSPKPA from the coding sequence ATGGCTGAGCAACCCTCGGAGCACCCTGGTGTGTCGCGGCGCGCGCTGCTGCGGAACACGGCCATCGCCGGCATGGGCGCGGGGCTGGTCACGCTCGGCGGGCAGTCCGCCGCGGCCGCCGATAGCATCCCGGCAGTGGGCGAGGACTCGGGATCGTGGCCGAAGCGGCGGGGCAAGTCGATGATCGGGGTGCCGTTCAAGGCGACGCCGAACCCGCGCTTCGGCATCATCGGCCTCGGCAACCGCGGCGGGGGCATGCTGACCGACCTGCTCGGTGTACCGGGCGCGAAGGTCACCGCGCTGTGCGACACCCGCCCGGAGTTCGCGAAGAAGGCGGCCAAGGTCGTCACCGGCGCCGGTCAGCCCGAACCCGCCGTCCACACCAACGGCGAGCACGCCTTCGAGCAGCTGGTGGCCAGGGACGACGTGGACTTCGTCTACGTGGCCACGCCGTGGGAATGGCACACGCCGATGGCGCTGGCGGCGATGCGCGCGGGCAAGCACGTCGGCGTGGAGTGCCCGATCGGGATCACCGTGAAGGACCTCTGGGAGCTGGTGGACACCTCCGAGCAGACCGGCAGGCACTGCATCCAGCTGGAGAACTGCTCGTACGGGCAGAACGAGATGCGCGCGCTGCGGATGGTGCACGCCGGGAAGTTCGGGCAGGTGCTGCACGGTTCGGGCGCCTACCTGCACGACCTGCGGGAGCTGCTGTTCTCGGACACGTACTACGCCGACGAGTGGCGGCGGACGTGGCACACGAAGCTGAACACCGACCTGTACCCGACGCACGGGCTCGGCCCGGTGGCGGCGTACCTGGACATCCACCGCGGTGACCGGCTCGAACGCATCAGCACGATGAGCACGCCCGCGCTCGGCCTGGCCGAGTACCGCGAGGCGCACGTGCCGCGCGACGACTCGTCCTGGCAGGAGACCTACGTCAAGGGCGACGTCACGATGAGCCTGATCCAGACCGCGAAGGGCCGGGTCATCCACCTGGTGCACGGCGTGTCCAGCCCGCACCCGTACAGCAGGCTCAACTACATCGCGGGCACGAAGGGCGCCTTCGAGGACTACCCGGCGCGGATCTACGTCGAGCCGGACCACAGCGGGCACCAGTGGGGTTCGTGGGACGCGTACAAGTCGTTCGACCACTGGCTGTGGACCGAGGTCGGCGGCGGCGACGGCGGGCACGGCGGAATGGACTACATCATGTTGTGGCGCCTGGTGCAGTGCCTGACCCTTGGCCTGCCGCCGGACATCGACGTCTACGACTCGGCCGCGTGGAGCGCGCCGCTGCCGCTGGGCGTGATGTCGGTGAAGCACAAGGGCGCGGCGATCCCGTTCCCGGACTTCACGCGGAACAACTGGAAGACCCCGCACGCGGGCGTCGACTCACCGAAGCCCGCCTGA
- a CDS encoding SGNH/GDSL hydrolase family protein: MRRILAAGAIVVAALGVVTASSNAQSPDLPGNWVGTWAASPAAGVPGTEGGYPNYSIRNLVHTSVGGASVRVRLSNAFGTTPLTLGKVTVAVSAEPNTPRAVPGSMRTLTFGGAETTMVPAGAEVLSDPALLRVPQDGDLLVTTYTPTPSGPVTFHPAAQQTSFFTKAGDLAGEESGASFTERTSVWHYVSGVDVQSPARGSVVTLGDSITDGVGGTAGTNQRWPDFLSDRLIAAGRPLGVLNAGISANRLLLDVPGSGAGRNALARLDEDVLSLGGVKTLVVLEGINDIQQTPHQTDPAQIIAAYRQIIAQAHARGIRVIGGTLTPFKGWRVYDETLEATRLAVNEFIRHGGAFDGVVDFDAAIRDPQDPLRMLPAYDCGDHLHPNDAGFKAMADAVDLALLR, translated from the coding sequence ATGCGGCGAATCCTGGCCGCCGGGGCGATCGTGGTGGCCGCCCTCGGCGTAGTGACGGCATCAAGCAACGCGCAGAGCCCGGACCTCCCCGGCAACTGGGTCGGCACCTGGGCCGCGTCCCCGGCCGCCGGGGTGCCCGGCACCGAGGGCGGTTACCCGAACTACTCGATCCGCAACCTGGTCCACACCAGTGTCGGCGGCGCGTCGGTGCGGGTCCGGCTGTCCAACGCCTTCGGCACCACGCCGCTGACGCTGGGCAAGGTGACCGTGGCGGTCTCGGCCGAGCCGAACACCCCGCGAGCCGTGCCCGGCTCCATGCGCACGCTGACCTTCGGCGGCGCGGAGACCACGATGGTGCCCGCGGGCGCCGAAGTGCTCAGCGATCCCGCACTGCTGCGGGTGCCGCAGGACGGCGACCTGCTCGTCACCACCTACACGCCGACCCCATCGGGTCCGGTGACCTTCCACCCGGCCGCCCAGCAGACCTCGTTCTTCACCAAGGCCGGTGACCTGGCAGGCGAGGAGTCCGGGGCGTCGTTCACCGAGCGGACCTCGGTGTGGCACTACGTGTCCGGTGTGGACGTACAGAGCCCGGCACGCGGCTCGGTGGTCACGCTCGGCGACTCGATCACCGACGGGGTCGGTGGCACGGCGGGCACCAACCAGCGCTGGCCGGACTTCCTCAGCGACCGGCTGATCGCGGCCGGGCGCCCGCTCGGCGTGCTCAACGCGGGCATCAGCGCGAACCGGCTGCTGCTCGACGTACCGGGCTCCGGCGCCGGGCGCAACGCGCTGGCGCGCCTGGACGAGGACGTGCTGAGCCTCGGCGGGGTGAAGACGCTGGTCGTGCTGGAGGGCATCAACGACATCCAGCAGACCCCGCACCAGACCGATCCGGCGCAGATCATCGCGGCGTACCGGCAGATCATCGCGCAGGCGCACGCGCGCGGCATCCGGGTCATCGGCGGCACGCTGACCCCGTTCAAGGGGTGGCGCGTCTACGACGAAACCCTGGAGGCGACGCGGCTCGCGGTGAACGAGTTCATCCGCCACGGTGGCGCCTTCGACGGTGTGGTCGACTTCGACGCGGCGATCCGGGACCCGCAGGACCCGCTGCGCATGCTGCCCGCCTACGACTGCGGTGACCACCTGCACCCGAACGACGCGGGCTTCAAGGCCATGGCGGACGCCGTCGACCTGGCCCTGCTGCGCTGA
- a CDS encoding CdaR family transcriptional regulator, producing the protein MTDGPSLRQLLAAIGEPLVQLGAGSADLPVHGLAILDPDDEPGAYRGELVLIIGARGRDALRYLRAAARRGAAAVAVKSEEPDTAQLEAAAGDAGIGLLVVQPRARWDQLSALIRELLDSAALTAGLRDDSSDRDLFSLAQTVAALTGGIVSIEDATYRLLAYSRSDDEVDELRRLTILGWKGPERYLDLLREWGVYRRLRSGEEVVDLEERPELGIRRRLAVGIRAGSQHLGAIWVQQGGQPFTEQAGSALLGAARMAALSMLTQRGLPGTRSRDELVTGLLDGRVSADLVAGQLGLDPAASSVVLAFAARTIEPDLPEHELHLAELARVVSVHVAAHRRGALVGSIGGRVYAVLPAATAPVALAERIVEVLKARTALTVQAGIGGAAPSLRQVVTSRAEADRVLDAIGRTPDRPVGSIGDLRAEVLLGETLSLLEAKPELHDPAVESLVEHDTAHGTELAGSLLAYLDALGDVRAAAARLHVHPNTLRHRIRRAGTVGGIDLDDPAHRVVCHLNLLLAQRNPAIT; encoded by the coding sequence ATGACCGACGGCCCCTCCCTCCGGCAACTGCTGGCGGCGATCGGCGAGCCCCTGGTCCAGCTGGGCGCGGGGTCGGCCGACCTGCCCGTGCACGGCCTGGCCATTCTCGACCCGGACGACGAGCCCGGCGCCTACCGCGGTGAGCTGGTGCTGATCATCGGCGCGCGCGGCCGGGACGCGTTGCGGTACCTGCGGGCGGCGGCCCGGCGCGGGGCCGCGGCGGTCGCGGTGAAGTCCGAGGAACCGGACACCGCCCAGCTCGAAGCCGCCGCCGGGGACGCGGGCATCGGGCTGCTGGTGGTCCAGCCGCGGGCCCGGTGGGATCAGCTCTCGGCGTTGATCAGGGAACTGCTCGACAGCGCGGCGCTGACCGCGGGCCTGCGTGACGACAGCTCCGACCGGGACCTGTTCTCGCTGGCCCAGACCGTCGCCGCGCTGACCGGCGGCATCGTCAGCATCGAGGACGCGACCTACCGGCTGCTGGCCTACTCTCGCTCGGACGACGAGGTCGACGAGCTGCGGCGGCTGACCATTCTCGGCTGGAAGGGACCCGAGCGGTACCTCGACCTGCTCCGGGAATGGGGCGTCTACCGGCGGCTGCGCTCCGGTGAGGAGGTGGTCGACCTGGAGGAACGCCCCGAGCTGGGCATCCGGCGGCGGCTGGCGGTCGGGATCAGGGCCGGGAGCCAGCACCTCGGCGCGATCTGGGTGCAGCAGGGCGGGCAGCCGTTCACCGAGCAGGCGGGCAGCGCGCTGCTCGGGGCCGCGCGCATGGCCGCGTTGAGCATGCTCACCCAGCGCGGGCTGCCGGGCACACGGTCACGGGACGAGCTGGTCACCGGTCTGCTCGACGGCCGCGTCAGCGCCGACCTGGTCGCCGGGCAGCTCGGACTCGACCCGGCCGCGTCGTCGGTGGTGCTCGCCTTCGCCGCCCGCACCATCGAGCCGGACCTGCCCGAGCACGAACTGCACCTCGCCGAACTGGCGCGGGTGGTGTCGGTGCACGTGGCCGCGCATCGCCGGGGCGCGCTGGTCGGGTCGATCGGCGGCCGCGTGTACGCGGTGCTCCCGGCCGCCACCGCACCGGTCGCGCTCGCCGAACGCATCGTCGAGGTGCTCAAGGCACGGACCGCGCTGACCGTCCAAGCCGGAATCGGCGGCGCGGCACCGTCCCTGCGGCAGGTGGTCACCTCGCGCGCGGAGGCGGACCGGGTGCTCGACGCGATCGGCCGCACCCCGGACCGGCCGGTCGGCAGCATCGGCGACCTGCGCGCCGAGGTACTGCTCGGCGAGACGCTTTCCTTGCTGGAAGCCAAACCCGAACTGCACGACCCGGCCGTGGAGTCCCTTGTGGAGCACGACACCGCGCACGGCACGGAACTGGCGGGCTCGCTGCTGGCCTATCTGGACGCACTCGGTGACGTCCGCGCGGCGGCGGCCAGGCTGCACGTGCACCCGAACACCTTGCGTCACCGGATCCGCCGCGCGGGCACCGTCGGCGGCATCGACCTGGACGATCCGGCACATAGGGTGGTCTGCCACCTGAACTTGTTGCTGGCACAGCGAAATCCGGCTATCACCTGA
- the pruA gene encoding L-glutamate gamma-semialdehyde dehydrogenase has translation MDAITQPPAPRNEPVREYAPGSPERASLVAKLAELESRRFELTSTIDGEQRMAGGERIDVVQPHKHSHVLGTTANATHADAKAAVAASLRAAESWRELPFDERAAVLLRAADLLSGPWRDTLNAATMLGQSKTAVQAEIDSACELADFWRFNVHFARQLQAEQPISSPGVWNRLDYRPLEGFVYAITPFNFTAIAGNLPTAPALMGNTVVWKPSPTQGLAAHLTMRLLEEAGLPPGVINLVTGDGLAVSDVALADPALAGIHFTGSTRTFQHLWSTVGANISGYRTYPRLVGETGGKDFVVAHPSADVDVVRTALIRGAFEFQGQKCSAASRAFVARSVWNRLRDDLVSEVDALKMGPVTDLTNFLGAVIDRRAYDRLAGALKLAHESDSLRVVAGGTADDSEGYFVRPTVVVGEDPTHEVFSTEYFGPFLAVHVYEDSDFETVLKQVDQGAAYGLTGSIIANDRNAVVKASQALRFAAGNFYVNDKPTGAVVGQQPFGGGRASGTNDKAGSIYNLQRWISPRTVKETFVPPVSTGYPHQLED, from the coding sequence ATGGACGCGATCACCCAGCCGCCCGCACCCCGCAACGAACCCGTCCGCGAGTACGCCCCCGGTTCGCCGGAACGGGCCTCGCTCGTCGCGAAGCTCGCCGAACTGGAATCCCGCCGGTTCGAGCTGACCTCGACGATCGACGGTGAGCAGCGGATGGCCGGTGGTGAGCGCATCGACGTGGTGCAGCCGCACAAGCACAGCCACGTGCTCGGCACCACCGCGAACGCCACGCACGCCGACGCGAAGGCCGCCGTGGCCGCGTCGCTGCGGGCCGCCGAATCCTGGCGGGAGCTGCCCTTCGACGAGCGCGCCGCGGTGCTGCTGCGCGCCGCCGACCTGCTGTCCGGCCCGTGGCGCGACACGCTGAACGCGGCGACCATGCTCGGCCAGTCGAAGACCGCCGTGCAGGCCGAGATCGACTCCGCCTGCGAACTGGCCGACTTCTGGCGCTTCAACGTGCACTTCGCCCGGCAGCTCCAGGCCGAGCAGCCGATCAGCTCGCCGGGGGTGTGGAACCGGCTCGACTACCGCCCGCTCGAGGGCTTCGTCTACGCCATCACCCCGTTCAACTTCACCGCGATCGCCGGAAACCTGCCGACCGCGCCCGCGCTGATGGGCAACACCGTGGTGTGGAAGCCGTCGCCGACGCAGGGCCTGGCCGCGCACCTGACCATGCGCCTGCTCGAAGAGGCCGGGCTGCCGCCGGGCGTGATCAACCTGGTCACCGGCGACGGGCTGGCCGTCTCCGACGTCGCGCTGGCCGACCCGGCGCTGGCCGGGATCCACTTCACCGGCTCCACCCGCACCTTCCAGCACCTGTGGTCGACCGTCGGCGCCAACATCTCCGGCTACCGCACCTATCCGCGCCTGGTCGGGGAGACCGGCGGCAAGGACTTCGTCGTCGCCCACCCGTCGGCCGACGTGGACGTGGTGCGTACCGCGCTGATCCGCGGCGCCTTCGAGTTCCAGGGCCAGAAGTGCTCGGCCGCCTCGCGTGCCTTCGTGGCTCGCTCGGTGTGGAACCGGCTGCGCGACGATCTGGTGTCCGAAGTGGACGCACTGAAGATGGGCCCGGTCACCGACCTGACCAACTTCCTCGGCGCGGTGATCGACCGGCGAGCCTACGACCGGCTGGCCGGGGCGCTGAAGCTGGCGCACGAGTCGGACTCGCTGCGGGTCGTCGCCGGTGGCACCGCCGACGACAGCGAGGGCTACTTCGTGCGCCCGACCGTCGTGGTCGGCGAGGACCCCACGCACGAGGTGTTCAGCACCGAGTACTTCGGCCCGTTCCTGGCCGTGCACGTCTACGAGGACAGCGACTTCGAGACCGTGCTCAAGCAGGTCGACCAGGGCGCGGCCTACGGGCTGACCGGCTCGATCATCGCCAACGACCGGAACGCGGTGGTCAAGGCGTCGCAGGCGCTGCGCTTCGCGGCGGGCAACTTCTACGTCAACGACAAGCCGACCGGTGCGGTCGTCGGCCAGCAGCCGTTCGGCGGCGGGCGCGCGTCCGGCACCAACGACAAGGCGGGCTCGATCTACAACCTGCAGCGCTGGATCAGCCCGCGCACGGTCAAGGAAACCTTCGTGCCGCCGGTTTCGACCGGCTACCCGCACCAGTTGGAGGACTGA
- a CDS encoding proline dehydrogenase family protein, whose product MLRSALIAASRSASFRTLAERAPVMRPIVDRFVAGDELGQAIENVRRLTEDRLVSLDHLGEDTTDRAQAERTVDAYRALLRTLGEEGLADRAEVSVKLSALGQALPVDGDKIALENTRQICAAAAAVGTTVTVDMEDHTTTDSTLSIVRELRVDFPSTGTVLQAYLKRTEADCAEFAGPGSRIRLCKGAYDEPASVAYREKSEVDASYVRCLKVLMAGQGYPMVATHDPRLVDIAEWMAMQHDRSAEDFEFQMLYGVRPEAQRALAARGMRLRAYVPYGTEWYPYFMRRLAERPANVAFFLRSFTSRG is encoded by the coding sequence ATGCTCCGCTCCGCGTTGATCGCCGCGTCCCGGTCCGCCTCGTTCCGCACCCTCGCGGAGCGGGCGCCGGTGATGCGTCCCATCGTCGACCGGTTCGTCGCCGGTGACGAACTCGGCCAGGCCATCGAGAACGTCCGGCGGCTCACCGAGGACCGGCTGGTCTCGCTCGACCACCTCGGCGAGGACACCACCGACCGGGCGCAGGCCGAGCGGACCGTCGACGCGTACCGGGCGCTGCTGCGCACGCTCGGCGAGGAGGGGCTGGCCGACCGCGCCGAGGTGTCGGTGAAGCTGTCCGCGCTGGGCCAGGCGCTGCCGGTGGACGGCGACAAGATCGCGCTGGAGAACACCCGGCAGATCTGCGCCGCCGCGGCCGCCGTCGGCACCACGGTCACGGTGGACATGGAGGACCACACGACCACCGATTCGACCCTGTCGATCGTGCGGGAGCTGCGGGTGGATTTCCCGTCGACCGGGACGGTGTTGCAGGCTTATTTGAAGCGCACGGAGGCGGATTGCGCCGAGTTCGCCGGGCCGGGCTCGCGGATCCGGCTGTGCAAGGGCGCCTACGACGAACCGGCTTCGGTGGCCTACCGGGAGAAGTCCGAAGTGGACGCTTCGTACGTCCGGTGCCTGAAGGTGCTGATGGCCGGTCAGGGCTACCCGATGGTGGCCACCCACGACCCGCGGCTGGTGGACATCGCGGAGTGGATGGCCATGCAGCACGACCGGTCGGCCGAGGACTTCGAGTTCCAGATGCTCTACGGCGTCCGGCCGGAAGCGCAGCGCGCGCTCGCGGCGCGTGGGATGCGGCTGCGGGCATACGTGCCGTACGGCACGGAGTGGTACCCGTACTTCATGCGGCGGCTGGCTGAGCGGCCGGCGAATGTGGCCTTTTTCTTGCGGTCGTTTACGTCGCGGGGGTAG
- a CDS encoding DUF5703 family protein: MTEAVVEGDWEYRRLQLPPGVSRLSAAIQLSIQAEFSGWELSNVRLYADGTRRVWLRRRRSLATAGVPGPSL, translated from the coding sequence GTGACCGAGGCGGTGGTCGAAGGGGACTGGGAGTATCGCCGGCTGCAGCTGCCACCCGGCGTGTCGCGACTCTCCGCGGCGATCCAGCTCTCCATCCAGGCCGAGTTCTCCGGCTGGGAACTGTCCAACGTACGGCTCTACGCCGACGGCACCCGCCGAGTCTGGCTCCGCCGCCGGCGCTCACTCGCCACAGCCGGGGTGCCGGGCCCGAGCCTGTAA